Below is a genomic region from Desulfobacter sp..
GGGATTAGCACCGAGCATCGTGTCGCGGCACGGTTACTAATCCTTCAGGCGTTATGCTTTTATTTTCTAAATTTATCCAAATTCAAAAAAGGTAAAGGAGAGGTTGTATTTGGGTCAAGAATAATCAAATGATTCCCGTCCTGAAGCTCTTTTAAAACATTCATGCTTTCAAGTTTTAAATATCCTTCCAATGTTATTACATCAATGATTTTACGTTTGGCTTTAGCTTCTGCATCCGCCCTTACAAGAACGGATTGAGCTTCTATCCTGGCGGCCTCCAATTGTGCATTGGCGCCTATTAACATGACTTCTTTTTTCTTGTTCGCTTGAATTAATGCGGCTCTTTTTTCAGCGACTGCCTGTGCCTCCTTTCTCTCCTGGTCGACCTTAAATTTTTTAAGTTCTTCTTTGGCTTTTTCTGCTGCTTGGGCTGCTTCTTTTTTTCTCATTACCGCATTGGTAATGATACTTGGCAATGTTACTTCCCTGATTAAAAGCTTTTCAATTTTGATGCCTTTTTTTGCCAGGATAGAAAGGCCGGAAAGCAACTCAACTTGAATTCTTTGCTGAACAGCTTGTTCATAAAAATTTTCGGCTCTTGCAACGCTTTTACCAATTTCCCGCATCTGGCTTCGTAAAAGCGGCATCATGTGAACCTCAAGAACCTCCTGTGGTGTGCCGGTCTCTTTGAGCATTATCGGTGCCTGCTCTTTAATCAGACGATATTGTATGGACAGCTCAAATTTTGTAATCAACTGGTCAATGGAAGGAACGCCCATGGTCTCTTTGTAAGTTTTCTGTCTTGCATCAAATAAGGTTATTTTTACAAGCGGATTGATAATGTGAATCCCTTCTGTATAAATACTTGTTTGAACTTTGCCAAACAAGGTACCAACGCCTACATGACCTGCCGGTATGGTTGTAAAGAATCTGGTCACGATAAAAACAGCAATGAAAAATATAACAATTCCCCCAATTCCAATGGTAACTAAGTTTCGTGGAACTCTTTTCCGTGATTTTGCTTCCCTTTCAACTGCGAGGTCAGATTGATCAAAGTCTGCATCAGCGCTCATTTTGATTCTCCTTTTACCTGATTCAAATAAAAAAATATTTTTGTTTGGCTTTAAATGTACATTTATTAAATTTGGTGACTTTTATCAATGAGATATAATTATAAACAGTAGTGTCCGGTTAGGTTGTTGCATATAAAAAGCATCTAAAATCATTGAAAAAACAGTCTGTTTTGTGTTGACAAATGTGCGTAAAAATTTTTGTGCGCCTTGAAAATTTAACTCAAGGAGCTCAAATGACGCACATCTCAGTCCCTAAAAAACAACTACGGTCCCTGAACTTTGACAATTTCAGGTGCCCTCTGATAAAGTCACTTTCAAAAGCACCGGAATTACAATCTCGAGGAGACCGCCCTTTAAAAATGACATTCGAAGACCAGATAAATGCTTTGGTTTATTTCCATCTTCAGGAGCACAAGTCTGCCCGACATTTAATTCAGGATCTCAAGGAGAATGTTTTTGCTAAAGAAAATATTGCGCCAGACGGTGGTATCAGCCGTAGTAGTTTCTGTGAAGCCATCAATCACAGGGGACTCGAACAACTGCAATTTATCTTTGAGGATCTTTATAAACAGGCTCTTGAGTGTCATCCGGGTGAACACGCCGAGTTAGGAGAGTTGGTTTCCATTGACGGTAGTCTCATAAATGCAGTCCTTTCAATGCACTGGGCGAACTACAGAAAAGGAAGTAAAAAAGCCAAAGTACATTGCGGATTTGACATTAATCACGGAATCCCAAACAAAATCTTTTTGACTGAAGGCAACGGCGCTGAACGCACTTTTGTTCCCAAAATACTTTCCAAGGGGCAAACAGGTGTTATGGATCGTGGATATCAATCCCATAAAGAATTTGACCTGCTTCAGGAGCAAGGCAAACATTTTGTCTGCCGTATAAAAACCAGGACAACAAGAACAATTATTGATAACCACGAGACCCCTTCCGACAGCTACATTTTTTATGATGCACTGGTTAAACTTGGTACTCCGAATCAAAACCAGACGAAAAGGCCTGTTCGGGTTGTTGGCTATAAAATTGCTGGCGTCAAATACTATGTGGCAACTGACAGGCATGATTTAACAGCGGAACAAATAGCAACAATTTATAAACTCCGGTGGACCATTGAGGATTTTTTCAAATGGTGGAAAGAACATCTGAAGGTATATCATCTCATTGCCCGCAGTGAATACGGCCTTATGGTTCAGATTCTTGGCGGCCTTATCACTTACCTGTTACTGGCAATCCATTGCCAAAAACAGTTTAATGAAAAGGTCACGATCAAAAGAGTTCGGCAGCTGCGAACCGCCATTCTAAATGACCTGTTTGGCTGCGAGGAGCAGGGCTCTCATAGTTCAAACAGGGACAATATTGTCAAAGATCAAAAAATTATTGAGCAAGCAAAAACCTAACCGGACATCACTGCCTTTTTTTAGCTCTTACCGCAAGAAAAGCAACCACAACAGCACCGGTTAAAATAAGCAGGGCAATAACCGGCCGGTAGAAAATCCAGGCAATGGCGATCACGATTGCAGACAGGATCAAGGTTAAAAGAAAGGCAATGATGCCGATACCGAATTCAACAATATTTCCAATAAAAGGAACCACATCGGCAATCACGGAAAGGGGGTTAAGCAACAGGAAAAATCCGATCATCATCAAAAAGACGCCAAGGCAACGAAGTCCCCATGCCAACAAGGTGTTGGCGCTTTGGGCATTTTTAAACATGGCGGCAGCTGAAAAAAGGCCGACGGACAATTCTTCGATCTGACCTCCGGTACTTGTGGTATACGGCCCAAAAGAGTCCTTTTTTTGCTGGGCAACCAGGGTAATATCCGTTGGCATTACCGCGGCAAACCGAATCTTTAGATCGCCAATTTCCGGTCCATCTTCATCGTTGCCGATATAATAACCATTATCCGACAATTGAACCTGGTGCAGTGATTGGGGAAGCGCGTCTGCTGAAACCGGCGCATAGGCATTAATCTGCCGAACCAGGTGACCGGGAAGGGTAAAGGCACTCAGGAGAGGGCGTTCAAAATTCTGTGTCAGTTGAATGAAAGCTGATATACTCAGCTAAATAAGGAGAACTGACATGACCGAAGAAAACACCGAATTTGATTTTCAAAAAGCCCTTAAAGGCATCCAGGAAGGTAAACCCTTCACAGGTAAGGGCGGCGTCCTTACATCATTAATCAAAAATCTTGCTGAAGCTGCTCTTGAAGGAGAGTTGGAGTCCCATCTCGGGCAGGAAGTTTCTGCCAACCGCCGTAATGGAAAAAGCAAAAAGACCATTAAATCCCTGGATGGTAAATTTGAGCTGGAAACCCCGCGTGACAGGGCCGGAACCTTCTCTCCACAGATCGTCAAAAAACATCAGACAACGCTCAGCGATGAAATTGAAAGAAAGATAATAGCCCTTTACGGCCTGGGCATGAGTTATAATGATATGGCTTCCCATTTACAGGAAATCTATGGACTTGAGATTTCAAATGCCACTCTGAGCACCATTACCGATAAAATCATCCATACCGTCAAAGAATGGCAGGCCAGGCCGTTGGAAAATGTGTACCCAATCGTATGGCTTGATGCCATACATTATAAAGTACGAGAAAACGGAAAGGTCAGCAGCAAAGCCGTTTACACAATTCTTGGGGTGAATATCGAGGGCCGCAAAGAGGTTCTTGGGCTGTACATATCCGAGAATGAGGGTGCGAACTTCTGGCTGCAGGTGTTAACAGACCTTTCAAACCGAGGGGTAAAAGATATCCTGATTGCCTGTGTTGATGGTCTAAAAGGTTTTCCCGAGGCCATTGAGACCATATTCCCGGACACAGAAGTTCAACTCTGCGTAGTCCACCAGATCCGAAATTCATTGAAATACGTTGGTTCCAAAAATAAAAAGGAATTTATGACAGATCTAAAACGTGTTTATAAAGCGGTCAATAAGGATCTGGCCGAAGAAGAACTGGATATCTTGGAAAATAAATGGAATGACAAATACCCGATTGTGATAAAATCCTGGCGGAACAACTGGGAACGCCTCAGTCATTTCTTTAAATATCCAGAAGAGATTCGACGGATAATATACACCACAAATACCATTGAGGCTGTGCATCGACAGTTTCGAAAACTGACCAAAACAAAGGGATCATTCCCGAACCAGGACAGCCTGTTAAAGCTGCTTTACATGGGGATCCAGAACGCCAGTAAAAAATGGACAATGCCGATTCAAAATTGGTCACTGACAATTTCCCAGTTGGCAATTTTCTTTGAAGGCCGGCTGGATAAAGAGCTGGGAATTTGATAGGGATTTATTTACAGATGGAAAAGATGGTTCCAGGAACTCCACTCCAGCAAAAGTCAACTCCTCCGACGTGGCTGATTGAAGGCCCATTCTCGGACCTGACTTTTACTTCCGCTGGCGCTGAGGCAGATCCGGGAACCGAAACCGTGACACAGAATTCTGAACATTCCTTCAAACGCAAAAGGCCCAACCACGAGTATCGTGATTGGGCCTTTTGAAGAATAACCCGGCAAGGTTCTAAGTGTGGGCTTCAGCCGACTCTCCCAAATGGTCCCCTTGGTGTCCACCATCGATCTAAGGCGCTTGCCTTGCCTACGATCGGGTGTGGTCGCGATGGAAATGCCATAGCCATACCCCGGGGACCCTCTTTATCAAAAGGAATAAATACTCTCAACCGAATAAAAGGCAGTACTCTGCATAAAAGGCCGTATTTCGAAAAAATAAAAAAGCCCTGACCATATTTCTATGATCAGGGCTTTTAAAGAATAATCCGGCGGCGTTCTACTCTCCCACACAGTCTCCCATGCAGTACCATCGACGCTAAGGCGCTTAACTTCCGTGTTCGAGATGGGTACGGGTGTGGCCGCCTTGCCATTGCCACCGGATTAAAATGGCTGGATCTTGGAACTTCTGATTGATGTTCTTCTACATGTCCCAGGGATCCTAATTTGTTATCTGTTGTAGTAAATTTCAATATGTCTGCATTAAAGCGTTTAATCTTGTTTATGGAAAAAAGTGGCTAAGCCTCACGACCTATTAGTACCAGTTAGCTGAACATGTTACCATGCTTACACACCTGGCCTATCAACCTCGTAGTCTTCGAGGGGTCTTCAGTACTTGCGTATGGGATATCTTATCTTGAAGTTGGCTTCCCGCTTAGATGCTTTCAGCGGTTATCCATACCCAACTTAGCTACCCAGCAATGCCGCTGGCGCGACAACTGGAACACCATTGGTTGGTCCAATCCGGTCCTCTCGTACTAGGATCAGATCTCCTCAAATATCCTGCGCCCACGAAAGATAGGGACCAAACTGTCTCACGACGTTTTAAACCCAGCTCACGTACCACTTTAATTGGCGAACAGCCAAACCCTTGGGACCTGCTCCAGCCCCAGGATGTGATGAGCCGACATCGAGGTGCCAAACCGCCCCGTCGATGTGAACTCTTGGGGGCGATAAGCCTGTTATCCCCGGCGTACCTTTTATCCGTTGAGCGACGGCCCTTCCATTCAGAACCGCCGGATCACTAAGACCTACTTTCGTACCTGCTCGAAATGTCTCTCTCGCAGTCAAGCTCCCTTATGCCTTTGCACTCTACGGCTGGTTTCCAATCAGCCTGAGGGAACCTTCGCGCGCCTCCGTTACTCTTTGGGAGGCGACCGCCCCAGTCAAACTACCCACCAGACACTGTCCCTAACCCGGATTACGGGTCGAGGTTAGAACACTGAAATATGAAGGGTGGTATTTCAAGGGTGACTCCACACACTCTGGCGAGCATGCTTCCAAGTCTCCCACCTATCCTGCACATCATATCCCAAAATCCAATGTCAAGCTGTAGTAAAGGTGCCGGGGTCTTTCCGTCTTTTCGCGGGTAGACGGTATCTTCACCGCCATTCCAATTTCGCTGAGTCTCTGGTTGAGACAGTGTGGAAGTCGTTACGCCATTCGTGCAGGTCGGAACTTACCCGACAAGGAATTTCGCTACCTTAGGACCGTTATAGTTACGGCCGCCGTTTACCGGGGCTTCAGTTCAGTGCTTCGCCGAAGCTAACAAATCCCCTTAACCTTCCGGCACCGGGCAGGCGTCAGACCCTATACCTCGTCTTGCGACTTTGCAGAGTCCTATGTTTTTAGTAAACAGTCGCTACCACCAATTCTCTGCGGCCCCCCACAGCTTATAATGAAAATTAATCACCATAGGGGGCATACCTTCTCCCGAAGTTACGGTATCATTTTGCCGAGTTCCTTAACCAGAGTTCTCTCAAGCGCCTCGGGATACTCTCCCTGCCTACCTGTGTCGGTTTTGGTACGATCACCTGCTATCTCGATAGAGGCTTTTCTTGGCAGCATGGGTGCAGTCAGTTTATGGAGCTAAGCTCCTCCTCATCACTTCTCGGCCTTAAGATCGGACGGATTTGCCTATCCGATCAGCCTACCAGCTTGAACCGTCTATTCCAACAGACGGATGACTTGCCCTCCTGCGTCCCCCCTTCTCTCAAACGATAACGAGGTGGTACAGAAATATTAATCTGTTTTCCATCGACTACGCCTTTCGGCCTCGCCTTAGGGATCGACTAACCCTGAGCAGATTAGCTTTACTCAGGAAACCTTGGGCTATCGGCGAGCGGGTCTCTCACCCGCTTTATCGCTACTCATGTCAGCATGGACACTTGTGTAATCTCCACATTGGCTCGCGCCAACGATTCTGCGACAACACAACGCTCTCCTACCATTGTATAAATACAATCCGAAGCTTCGGTACTATGCTTTAGCCCCGATACATTTTCGGCGCAGATCCACTCGACCAGTGAGCTGTTACGCTTTCTTTAAAGGATGGCTGCTTCTAAGCCAACCTCCTGGTTGTCTGGGCATTCCCACATCCTTCTCCACTTAGCATAGATTTGGGGACCTTAGCTGTCGGTCTGGGTTGTTTCCCTCTCGTCCGCGGAACTTAGCTCCCGCGGGCTGACTCCTAAGCTCTAACTTGTTGGTATTCGGAGTTTGGTTAGGTTTGGTAATCTGGTGAGACCCCTAGCCCATCCAGTGCTCTACCTCCAACAAGAAACGCTTAAGGCTATACCTAAATATATTTCGGAGAGAACCAGCTATCTCCAGGTTTGTTTGGCCTTTCACCCCTATCCACACCTCATCCGAACAGTTTTTAACCTGTGACGGTTCGGGCCTCCACGAGATTTTACTCCCGCTTCACCCTGGACATGGATAGATCACCTGGTTTCGGGTCTACTCAGTGCAACTTATCGCCCTATTCAGACTCGCTTTCGCTACGGCTACATCTATCGACTTAACCTTGCTACACTAAATAACTCGCTGACTCATTATGCAAAAGGCACGCGGTCACACAACAAGTGTGCTCCCACTGCTTGTAAGCAAACGGTTTCAGGTACTATTTCACTCCCCTAACAGGGGTACTTTTCACCTTTCCCTCACGGTACTGGTACGCTATCGGTTGCCAAGTTGTATTTAGCCTTATGTGATGGTCCACACAAATTCCCACAGAATTTCTCGTGTTCCGCAGTACTTGGGAATAACACAGGGAAGATTAATCGTTTTCGCTTAAAGGACTGTCACCCTCTATGGTCAAGCTTTCCAGCTTGTTCAGCTAACAATTAATTTTTTGACTTCCCGCAAGGTCCAAAACCCTTACAAGTATTATCCCGCGACCCCATGCATGCAACGCTTTTGGGCTTGACACATACACGGTTTGGGCTGGTTCCCGTTCGCTCGCCGCTACTAGGGAAATCGTTATTACTTTCTATTCCTGGGGGTACTAAGATGTTTCAGTTCTCCCCGTTGGCTTCCTTACCCTATGTATTCAGATAAGGATGACACAATATTAATCGTGCCGGGTTGCCCCATTCAGAGATCTCCGGATCAAAGGATGTTTAGCTCCTCCCCGAAGCTTTTCGCAGCTTTCCACGTCTTTCTTCTTCACTTGACACCAAGGCATCCACCGTTTGCTCTTAGTAGCTTAGCCACTATTTAATTCCACAAATAAGTTTAAACGCTTTGATGCGAACATATTGTTATCGAAGAATTCATCGAATTCTTCGATAACAACTGCCAGATCCGCCTGATCCAAAGATCAGGTTTCTCTGTTTATATATATCAGTTAATAAAAAATCTTATTAACTGCGCAATTGATATTATCTACTACAACAAATTGTCAAAGAACGTTTGAGACATCCGGCTACTAAATTTCACCGTCTTGATCTCTCAAAGTTGGTCAGTGATTCCGAGAAGAGCTATTTTACTACTAATTTCTTTCCTTAGAAAGGAGGTGATCCAGCCGCTGATTCCTCAACGGCTACCTTGTTACGACTTCACCCCAGTTATCAACCATACCTTAGGCGCCTGCCCCCCCGAAGGGTTAGCCCAGCGACGTCGGGTATAATCAACTCCCATGGTGTGACGGGCGGTGTGTACAAGGCCCGGGAACATATTCACCGCGGCATGCTGATCCGCGATTACTAGCGATTCCAACTTCATGGAGTCGAGTTGCAGACTCCAATCCGGACTGAGATAAACTTTAGGGATTCGCTCACCTTCGCAGGTTCGCTGCCCTCTGTATTTACCATTGTAGCACGTGTGTAGCCCTGGATATAAGGGCCATGAGGACTTGACGTCATCCCCACCTTCCTCCCCGTTAACCGGGGCAGTCTCGCCAGAGTTCCCACCATTATGTGCTGGCAACTGACGATAAGGGTTGCGCTCGTTGCTGGACTTAACCAAACATCTCACGACACGAGCTGACGACAGCCATGCAGCACCTGTCACTGTGTTCCCGAAGGCACTCTCGTATCTCTACAAGATTCACAGGATGTCAAACCCAGGTAAGGTTCTTCGCGTTGCGTCGAATTAAACCACATGCTCCACCGCTTGTGCGGGCCCCCGTCAATTCCTTTGAGTTTTAGTCTTGCGACCGTACTCCCCAGGCGGTTCACTTACTGCGTTAGCTTGGGCACAGCAGATTTTAATATCCGCCACACCGAGTGAACAACGTTTACTGCGTGGACTACCAGGGTATCTAATCCTGTTCGCTACCCACGCCTTCGCGCCTCAGCGTCAGTATCGGTCCAGAGAGCTGCCTTCGCCATCGGTGTTCCTCCTGATATCTACGAATTTCACCTCTACACCAGGAATTCCGCTCTCCTCTCCCGTACTCAAGTCTTGCTGTTTCAAATGCACTTCCAGGGTTGAGCCCCGGGCTTTCACATCTGACCGACAAGACCGCCTACGCGCCCTTTACGCCCAATAATTCCGAATAACGCTTGCGCCCCCCGTGTTACCGCGGCTGCTGGCACGGAGTTAGCCGGCGCTTCCTCCACTGGTACCGTCAATATAAACACCTATTGGATATTTATAATTTCTTCCCAGTTGACAGAGTTTTACGACCCAAAGGCCTTCTTCACTCACGCGGCGTTGCTGCGTCAGGGTTTCCCCCATTGCGCAAAATTCCTCACTGCTGCCTCCCGTAGGAGTCTGGACCGTGTTCCAGTTCCAGTGTGACTGATCATCCTCTCAGACCAGCTAACCATCGCAGTCTTGGTAGGCCATTACCCCACCAACAAACTAATGGTCCGCAGACTCATCTCCAAACGATTGCTTTCAAGAAGAGGCAATCTTTCATAGATCAACTTATGCTGATCAACTTTATCCGGTATTAGCTACCCTTTCGAATAGTTATTCCAGGTTTGAAGGTAGATTATCTACGTGTTACTCACCCGTGCGCCACTCTACTCAGGATTGCAAGCAATCCCTTTCTCGTTCGACTTGCATGTGTTAAGCACGCCGCCAGCGTTCATTCTGAGCCAGGATCAAACTCTCCAGTTATAATCCTTTTACTAAAACTTGCGGTCACAGCTTCCAACGAAGCCGGACCTGCTCTTTTCTTCTTCACTGACCAATTTTCAAAGATCAAAAAAAATCTTCCCGGCAGAACCCGTAGGAGTTATCCCGTGAAGACCGACGTAATATGCATTAATTTTATTTGTGTGTCAACGATTATTTTAATCTTTTTTTAACAAACCCGTTTACATTCTGTTGCGGATTTTTGAGAAGTCCAAAAAATCAGAAACTTACCCCTTGCTTTCCTTAAAAAACAAAAGGCATAAACCTAAAAGGTTACAATTCAACAAAAATGACACAGCACTGCAAGTGTATACAAAAAAATAATTTACCTTTATAAAAAAGGTCAACATCTGTTCTCCAGGTTTTAAGACCAGGGATGGCTGCCCGAGGGCTTCCATATTATAAAGCAACTGGAACCCAAGGGCCCGGGCATGATATATATTGCCCACAAAATAAAGCTGCCGTCCCCAGCGCGGCAGCCTCTGAATTTAAATTTTATCCTGGATGGAATGAATCATGATTGATTTGAGAAGCGATACTGTTACCCAGCCTGTCCCCATGATGAAAGAAGCCATGATGGCTGCCCCAACAGGGGATGATGTCTACGGAGAAGACCCCAGCATCAATGAATTGGAAAAAAAAGCCGCCCGGATTACGGCAAAAGAGGCCGCCCTGTTCTGCTCATCCGGTACCCAATCCAATTTACTGGCCCTGATGACCCACTGCCAACGGGGGGATGAGTATATCGTGGGCCAAACCGCCCATACCTATAGATATGAAGGCGGAGGGGCTGCCGTTCTGGGTAGTATCCAGCCCCAGCCCCTGGAATTTGAGGCAGACGGCAGCCTGAATCTTGATCGGGTGGCCCGATTTATCAAACCCAACGATTTTCATTTTGCCAGGACTAGGCTTTTTTGCCTTGAAAACACCCAGAGCGGCAAGGTTCTGCCCATGGATTACCTTAAAGCTGCCCACAGTTTTGCGGCCTCCCACGATCTTGGATTCCACCTAGACGGAGCCCGGGGCTTTAATGCCGCAGTCAAACTGGATGTGGATGTCAGAAAGATTACCCGCCATTTTGATACGGTGTCCTGCTGCCTGTCCAAGGGCTTAGGCGCACCTGTGGGATCTGTTCTCTGCGGTCCCCAGGCCTTTATCAACAAGGCAAGAAGATGGCGGAAAATGCTGGGGGGAGGAATGCGCCAGGCCGGAATTCTGGCCGCTGCGGGCAGTTACGCCCTGGACCACCATATTGACCGCCTGTCAGAGGATCATGAAAATGCACTCAGGCTGGCCAAGGGATTGTCCGACATAGAAAAAATTGGAGTGAATCCCAATGAGGTTCAAACCAATATTCTCTTTGCCTGCATCGGGGACAAGATTGATGCTTTAGCCGATCACATGGAAACAAAAGGCATCCTGATAGACCGGGCCCAAGACCTTCGCCTGGTCACCCATCTTGATGTGGATCAGGACGGCATAGACCAAACCATCCGGGAATTTCGTTCCTTTTACAGATGATGGCCTTTAAACAATCGTTTTTTTAGACACCTCATCCTTTGCGCCTGGAAAAATTCACCAAAGAAACCGCTGGGGAAAATCAGTGATAATACCGTCAGCCCCGACATTGACAAACCGCATATAATCATGGGGGTCGTTTACGGTAAAAAGGTTCACTCGCTTCCCCCGTTTTTTAAGCGTTTTAAGCTCCTGGGGAGTGATCAGTTTTGCATTGATATTGAGAACCGGAAACTCTTCAGAGGTAAACTCAGGCGCTGAA
It encodes:
- a CDS encoding glycerophosphodiester phosphodiesterase; this translates as MAISSFNHQWIRWVKERMPNIETHVLVGDDDDIPLDFSAPEFTSEEFPVLNINAKLITPQELKTLKKRGKRVNLFTVNDPHDYMRFVNVGADGIITDFPQRFLW
- a CDS encoding IS256 family transposase; amino-acid sequence: MTEENTEFDFQKALKGIQEGKPFTGKGGVLTSLIKNLAEAALEGELESHLGQEVSANRRNGKSKKTIKSLDGKFELETPRDRAGTFSPQIVKKHQTTLSDEIERKIIALYGLGMSYNDMASHLQEIYGLEISNATLSTITDKIIHTVKEWQARPLENVYPIVWLDAIHYKVRENGKVSSKAVYTILGVNIEGRKEVLGLYISENEGANFWLQVLTDLSNRGVKDILIACVDGLKGFPEAIETIFPDTEVQLCVVHQIRNSLKYVGSKNKKEFMTDLKRVYKAVNKDLAEEELDILENKWNDKYPIVIKSWRNNWERLSHFFKYPEEIRRIIYTTNTIEAVHRQFRKLTKTKGSFPNQDSLLKLLYMGIQNASKKWTMPIQNWSLTISQLAIFFEGRLDKELGI
- the ltaE gene encoding low-specificity L-threonine aldolase; the encoded protein is MIDLRSDTVTQPVPMMKEAMMAAPTGDDVYGEDPSINELEKKAARITAKEAALFCSSGTQSNLLALMTHCQRGDEYIVGQTAHTYRYEGGGAAVLGSIQPQPLEFEADGSLNLDRVARFIKPNDFHFARTRLFCLENTQSGKVLPMDYLKAAHSFAASHDLGFHLDGARGFNAAVKLDVDVRKITRHFDTVSCCLSKGLGAPVGSVLCGPQAFINKARRWRKMLGGGMRQAGILAAAGSYALDHHIDRLSEDHENALRLAKGLSDIEKIGVNPNEVQTNILFACIGDKIDALADHMETKGILIDRAQDLRLVTHLDVDQDGIDQTIREFRSFYR
- a CDS encoding prohibitin family protein, with the translated sequence MSADADFDQSDLAVEREAKSRKRVPRNLVTIGIGGIVIFFIAVFIVTRFFTTIPAGHVGVGTLFGKVQTSIYTEGIHIINPLVKITLFDARQKTYKETMGVPSIDQLITKFELSIQYRLIKEQAPIMLKETGTPQEVLEVHMMPLLRSQMREIGKSVARAENFYEQAVQQRIQVELLSGLSILAKKGIKIEKLLIREVTLPSIITNAVMRKKEAAQAAEKAKEELKKFKVDQERKEAQAVAEKRAALIQANKKKEVMLIGANAQLEAARIEAQSVLVRADAEAKAKRKIIDVITLEGYLKLESMNVLKELQDGNHLIILDPNTTSPLPFLNLDKFRK
- a CDS encoding IS4 family transposase, producing the protein MTHISVPKKQLRSLNFDNFRCPLIKSLSKAPELQSRGDRPLKMTFEDQINALVYFHLQEHKSARHLIQDLKENVFAKENIAPDGGISRSSFCEAINHRGLEQLQFIFEDLYKQALECHPGEHAELGELVSIDGSLINAVLSMHWANYRKGSKKAKVHCGFDINHGIPNKIFLTEGNGAERTFVPKILSKGQTGVMDRGYQSHKEFDLLQEQGKHFVCRIKTRTTRTIIDNHETPSDSYIFYDALVKLGTPNQNQTKRPVRVVGYKIAGVKYYVATDRHDLTAEQIATIYKLRWTIEDFFKWWKEHLKVYHLIARSEYGLMVQILGGLITYLLLAIHCQKQFNEKVTIKRVRQLRTAILNDLFGCEEQGSHSSNRDNIVKDQKIIEQAKT